A genomic segment from Petrotoga sp. 9PWA.NaAc.5.4 encodes:
- the trpD gene encoding anthranilate phosphoribosyltransferase, protein MFNYYLQKIIKKQNLSLEEMEDAMRMIMEGKVTNSQLAGFLVGLNMKGETIEEITASARVMREKALSFNLINDNLIDTCGTGGDAKGTFNISTAVGFVLAASGVPVAKHGNRSVSSKSGSADVLESLGINISLSNELIEECLKEINIAFLFAPNFHKATKYASTVRRELGIRTIFNLLGPLTNPAKVKYQLMGVYDVNLVYPIAKVLKNLGVKRALVVHGAGGIDEFSLAGKNKVAFLKGEEIEEFEISPEDVGLRKYSLEEIRGGSPEENKNIILSIFNGEKGPKRDVVLLNSAAAFIVVNKVNTFQEGIKLAQEIIDSKKALNKLQEMIDFTNFLYLQKEFAN, encoded by the coding sequence ATGTTTAATTACTATCTACAAAAAATTATAAAAAAGCAAAATTTGAGTTTAGAAGAAATGGAAGATGCTATGAGAATGATTATGGAAGGAAAAGTAACTAACAGTCAATTAGCAGGATTTTTAGTTGGATTAAACATGAAAGGAGAAACCATCGAAGAAATAACTGCAAGTGCCAGAGTTATGAGAGAAAAAGCTCTATCTTTTAACTTGATAAATGATAATCTTATTGATACATGTGGAACAGGAGGAGACGCTAAAGGAACTTTTAATATTTCTACTGCTGTTGGTTTCGTATTAGCAGCTTCCGGAGTTCCTGTTGCCAAACATGGTAACAGATCAGTTTCAAGTAAAAGCGGTAGCGCAGATGTTTTAGAATCATTAGGAATAAATATATCTCTCTCTAATGAGTTAATTGAGGAATGTCTAAAAGAAATAAATATCGCCTTTTTATTTGCACCAAATTTTCACAAAGCTACAAAATATGCCTCTACTGTAAGAAGAGAGTTAGGAATCAGAACTATTTTTAATCTATTAGGACCTTTAACTAACCCTGCAAAAGTAAAGTACCAATTAATGGGCGTATACGACGTTAACCTCGTCTATCCAATTGCAAAAGTTCTCAAAAATTTAGGGGTTAAAAGAGCTTTGGTTGTTCATGGAGCTGGAGGAATAGACGAATTTTCTTTAGCCGGTAAAAACAAAGTAGCGTTTCTAAAGGGAGAAGAGATAGAAGAATTTGAAATATCTCCTGAAGATGTTGGACTAAGAAAATACAGTTTAGAGGAAATTAGAGGAGGAAGTCCAGAAGAAAACAAAAATATAATTTTAAGCATATTTAATGGTGAGAAAGGTCCAAAAAGAGATGTGGTTTTGTTAAACTCAGCAGCAGCTTTTATTGTTGTTAACAAAGTAAATACATTTCAAGAAGGTATAAAATTGGCTCAAGAAATTATAGATAGCAAAAAAGCATTAAATAAACTTCAAGAAATGATTGATTTTACAAATTTTTTATATTTACAAAAAGAATTTGCTAATTAG